A region of Natribaculum luteum DNA encodes the following proteins:
- a CDS encoding HAD family hydrolase, translated as MSAVLFDMDGVIVDSEDYWVELERETILPRVVPDAEVAIAEITGMNYREIYDYLESEYGTAVSREEFLEIFDETAATLYTERVSLLEGFHDLLAALRDRGVAVGLVSSSPHDWIDTVLERFDLEEAFDAVVSTEEIDGAGKPEPDVYEYAADAIDVPVEECLAVEDSEHGVEAAARAGTTAVAYRIDAHDDLDLSEADVVVDDPDELRRTVLALLE; from the coding sequence ATGAGTGCCGTACTCTTCGACATGGACGGCGTGATCGTCGACAGCGAAGACTACTGGGTCGAACTCGAGCGCGAGACGATCCTGCCACGCGTCGTCCCGGACGCCGAGGTCGCCATCGCCGAGATCACCGGGATGAACTACCGCGAAATCTACGACTACCTCGAGTCCGAATACGGTACGGCCGTCTCCCGGGAGGAGTTTCTCGAGATCTTCGACGAGACGGCAGCCACGCTCTACACGGAACGCGTCTCGCTGCTCGAAGGCTTTCACGACCTCCTCGCGGCGCTCCGTGACCGCGGCGTCGCGGTCGGCCTCGTCTCCTCGTCGCCCCACGACTGGATCGACACGGTCCTCGAGCGGTTCGACCTCGAGGAGGCGTTCGACGCGGTTGTCAGCACGGAGGAGATCGACGGGGCAGGCAAGCCCGAACCCGACGTCTACGAGTACGCCGCCGACGCGATCGACGTTCCAGTCGAGGAGTGTCTCGCCGTCGAGGACTCCGAGCACGGCGTCGAGGCTGCCGCTCGAGCGGGGACGACGGCGGTCGCCTACAGGATCGACGCCCACGACGACCTCGACCTCTCCGAAGCGGACGTCGTCGTCGACGATCCCGACGAGCTTCGGCGGACGGTGCTGGCACTGCTCGAGTGA
- a CDS encoding DJ-1/PfpI family protein, giving the protein MSDTAEVVLFDGFDELDAIGPYEVLANGARAGANLETRLVTLEPTAVVTAGHGLRVGPDGVLGEPDLLLVPGGGWTTGDGGVRRVVERGQLPDAVAAAYETGTTVASVCTGAMILEAAGLLEGRPAITHHGAIDDLAETADVTDARVVDDGDVLTAGGVTSGLDLALWLLEREYGANVADRVAREMEYERRGEVVR; this is encoded by the coding sequence ATGAGCGATACCGCGGAGGTCGTCCTGTTCGACGGGTTCGACGAACTCGACGCGATCGGCCCCTACGAGGTCCTCGCGAACGGTGCGCGGGCGGGTGCCAACCTCGAGACGCGACTGGTAACCCTCGAGCCGACGGCGGTCGTGACGGCGGGCCACGGCCTCCGGGTCGGTCCCGACGGCGTTCTCGGCGAACCGGACCTGCTTCTCGTTCCCGGCGGCGGGTGGACGACCGGCGACGGCGGCGTTCGACGCGTCGTCGAGAGGGGGCAACTACCCGATGCAGTCGCCGCCGCCTACGAAACGGGGACGACGGTCGCGTCCGTCTGTACCGGCGCGATGATTCTCGAGGCGGCCGGGCTCCTCGAGGGTCGGCCCGCGATCACCCACCACGGAGCGATCGACGACCTCGCCGAGACTGCGGACGTAACCGACGCACGCGTCGTCGACGACGGCGACGTCCTCACCGCGGGCGGGGTCACCTCCGGACTGGACCTCGCGCTGTGGCTCCTCGAGCGCGAGTACGGCGCGAACGTGGCGGATCGGGTCGCCCGCGAGATGGAATACGAGCGTCGCGGCGAGGTCGTTCGGTGA
- a CDS encoding NAD(P)/FAD-dependent oxidoreductase has product MTNIGIVGAGTAASATATVLDRTVPEAGVTILEKSGGLCGRAATRRRGDVTYDYGANYVKADDERVVELLTETLETDGLVDVTEPIWTFDRDGNVSPGRDADAHKWSYRRGLTQIAKRLLGGTDVTVHRRTRVERIVHDGETWWLTDADGGEWGPFDVLVLNPPAPQTAALLADADWDHHLRDDLATAAAEVPYRTIWTAVLGYGFELEAPYYALVNPGKDHEIGWIAREECKPGHVPDGESVLVVQASHEWSVEHYDAPPAENVATLASTTADVIGDQRLADPAWTDHQGWRYALPEGRAPAGPLESAEEHDLYFVGDWVVGEGRLHAAVRNGLETGERLVNSL; this is encoded by the coding sequence ATGACGAACATCGGTATCGTCGGCGCGGGCACGGCGGCGAGCGCGACCGCGACCGTGCTCGATCGGACGGTTCCGGAGGCGGGCGTGACGATCCTCGAGAAGTCGGGTGGGCTCTGCGGGCGCGCCGCGACGCGTCGCCGCGGCGACGTCACCTACGACTACGGCGCGAACTACGTCAAGGCCGACGACGAGCGCGTCGTCGAACTCCTGACGGAGACGCTCGAGACCGACGGGCTCGTGGACGTGACCGAGCCGATCTGGACGTTCGACCGCGATGGGAACGTCTCGCCGGGTCGGGACGCCGACGCGCACAAGTGGAGCTACCGTCGGGGGCTCACCCAGATCGCCAAGCGGCTCCTCGGCGGGACGGACGTGACGGTCCATCGTCGAACGCGGGTCGAGCGGATCGTCCACGACGGGGAGACGTGGTGGCTGACCGACGCCGACGGGGGCGAGTGGGGGCCGTTCGACGTCCTCGTGTTGAACCCGCCCGCACCGCAGACGGCAGCGTTGCTCGCCGACGCCGACTGGGACCACCATCTCCGGGACGACCTCGCGACTGCCGCCGCCGAGGTTCCGTACCGGACGATCTGGACCGCCGTCCTCGGCTACGGGTTCGAACTCGAGGCCCCCTACTACGCGCTCGTGAATCCGGGGAAAGACCACGAGATCGGCTGGATCGCCCGTGAGGAGTGCAAACCGGGCCACGTCCCCGACGGAGAGTCGGTGCTGGTCGTGCAGGCGAGCCACGAGTGGTCCGTCGAGCACTACGACGCCCCGCCCGCTGAGAACGTCGCCACCCTCGCGTCGACGACCGCCGACGTGATCGGCGACCAGCGCCTGGCCGACCCGGCCTGGACCGACCATCAGGGCTGGCGCTACGCGTTACCCGAGGGACGCGCTCCTGCCGGCCCGCTCGAGTCCGCCGAGGAGCACGACCTCTACTTCGTCGGCGACTGGGTCGTCGGCGAGGGTCGTCTCCACGCCGCAGTTCGCAACGGCCTCGAGACGGGCGAGCGGCTCGTCAATTCCCTCTGA
- a CDS encoding topoisomerase DNA-binding C4 zinc finger domain-containing protein — translation MIDDAIRVLAGDCTVITDGTDREEYRGRVTTLVKPDNTVLVHDVDGYQPVAWLTRADSVSSDRADGFSLVAKKGRQSLRIAAHDQDGFANYPSSAAGTPVGDCPNCGGALVRSSGGVGCVDCDTRYSLPADATVRDERCECGLPRMRVERGLAFDVCIDRDCESLDDAVREAFDREWTCPNCGGDLRILRRGGLIAGCENYPECDTGYAIPAGVVDGECGCGLPTFETRSGRRCLDATCERLLETSTEAQPDP, via the coding sequence ATGATCGACGACGCAATCCGCGTGCTCGCAGGCGACTGTACGGTCATCACGGACGGGACAGACCGCGAGGAGTACCGCGGTCGCGTGACGACGCTCGTCAAGCCGGACAACACCGTGCTCGTCCACGACGTCGACGGCTACCAGCCCGTCGCCTGGCTCACCCGCGCCGACAGCGTCTCGAGCGACCGCGCGGACGGCTTCAGCCTCGTCGCCAAGAAGGGAAGACAGAGCCTCCGTATCGCGGCCCACGACCAGGATGGCTTCGCCAACTACCCATCCTCGGCGGCCGGAACGCCGGTCGGCGACTGTCCGAACTGTGGCGGGGCCCTCGTCCGGTCGTCCGGTGGCGTCGGCTGTGTCGACTGTGACACCCGGTACAGTCTGCCGGCCGACGCGACGGTCCGCGACGAGCGCTGTGAGTGTGGCCTCCCCCGCATGCGCGTCGAGCGCGGTCTCGCGTTCGACGTCTGCATCGATCGCGACTGCGAGTCGCTCGACGACGCCGTCCGGGAGGCGTTCGACCGCGAGTGGACGTGTCCGAACTGCGGCGGCGACCTCCGAATCCTCCGCCGTGGCGGCCTGATCGCCGGCTGTGAGAACTACCCCGAGTGTGACACCGGCTACGCGATCCCCGCCGGCGTCGTCGACGGCGAGTGCGGCTGTGGCCTCCCGACGTTCGAGACCAGGAGCGGACGGCGCTGTCTCGACGCGACCTGCGAACGGCTCCTCGAGACGTCGACAGAGGCGCAGCCGGATCCGTGA
- the endA gene encoding tRNA-intron lyase, whose protein sequence is MALEGRFDDGVVRVAGDARQRYHDARGYGYPLEGNEIALAPVEAAHLLYRGDLEAVVDDGKRLTFREFAAREPGEDFGVEFLVYADLRSRGFYLSPASEPWIDDPPDADFAVFPRGKGPRDGEIAYALRVIGERTDVPAADLQEGVLAVVDEESEITYFEVGREEITGSSATTLPTGVEADLLADRVVLWDPPHELYERTFYGQPLEGREYDRPTLQCSLLEAAHLAEAGAVDLDSETVTERGREVEGERFDRRLRVYTTLRERGVVPKTGYKFGADFRTYADVESVDELGHSELLIRVLPEDHVFEPRDLALDVRLAHGVRKTMAFALVGEAGIEWWALERLTP, encoded by the coding sequence ATGGCACTCGAGGGACGGTTCGACGACGGCGTCGTCCGCGTCGCAGGGGACGCACGCCAGCGCTACCACGACGCACGCGGCTACGGCTATCCACTCGAGGGCAACGAGATCGCGCTCGCGCCGGTCGAGGCGGCCCACCTGCTGTACCGGGGCGACCTCGAGGCGGTCGTCGACGACGGGAAACGGCTCACGTTCCGGGAGTTCGCCGCGCGCGAACCGGGCGAGGACTTCGGCGTCGAGTTTCTCGTCTACGCCGATCTGCGCTCGCGGGGCTTTTACCTCTCGCCGGCCAGCGAGCCGTGGATCGACGATCCGCCCGACGCCGACTTCGCCGTCTTTCCCCGCGGGAAGGGGCCGAGAGACGGCGAGATCGCCTACGCCCTGCGGGTGATCGGCGAGCGAACCGACGTCCCCGCCGCCGACCTGCAGGAAGGCGTCCTCGCGGTCGTCGACGAGGAAAGCGAGATCACGTACTTCGAGGTCGGCCGCGAGGAGATCACGGGCTCGTCGGCGACGACGCTCCCGACGGGCGTCGAAGCCGATCTACTGGCGGATCGGGTCGTCCTCTGGGATCCGCCACACGAACTCTACGAGCGGACGTTCTACGGCCAGCCCCTCGAGGGTCGGGAGTACGACCGGCCCACACTACAGTGCTCGCTGCTCGAGGCGGCCCACCTCGCGGAAGCGGGGGCGGTCGACCTCGACTCCGAGACCGTCACAGAGCGTGGCCGCGAGGTCGAAGGCGAGCGGTTCGACCGGCGACTGCGCGTGTACACGACCCTGCGCGAGCGTGGCGTCGTCCCGAAGACGGGCTACAAGTTCGGTGCCGACTTCCGGACGTACGCCGACGTGGAGTCGGTCGACGAACTGGGACACTCCGAACTGTTGATCCGGGTGCTCCCCGAAGACCACGTCTTCGAGCCGCGGGACCTCGCCCTCGACGTCCGACTCGCTCACGGCGTCCGCAAGACGATGGCGTTCGCGCTGGTCGGCGAAGCGGGAATCGAGTGGTGGGCGCTCGAGCGACTGACCCCCTGA
- a CDS encoding tryptophan--tRNA ligase, translated as MTGDDPLDEGTAPQADGGERAASEPHTDGGVAGADDVTLDPWGSSTVSDYRKLFEEFGIEEFDEILADVPNPHYLMRRGVIFGHRDYRPVAEAMQEGEPFAALSGFMPTGDPHIGHKLVFDEIIWHQRQGGDAYALIADLEAHSARGLSWDEIDEHARNYLLSLLALGFDPEEGTLYRQSENREVQDLAFELGIEANFSELGAIYGFDGETDVSHMQSVVTQMADILYPQLEEPKPTVIPVGPDQDPHVRLARDLAARMRFFKVTKAYASFELTDDERALVARAYDAREEYAEDPEMPRCEGAATWLEAERATADGLPADDVTLESTVEKLENGGKEPLRPRTRFFDRQATDEAFEALIDAVEGEKRVYESHVDAFDLEVAEAEELARRLEVEHGGYGFLPPSSIYHRFMTGLTGGKMSSSIPASHISLLDDPEEGYDKVKSATTGGRETAAEQREKGGRADECPVYELYAYLLAGDDDEFAKRVYDECVGGERLCGDCKEQAAQLMREFLEDHQEKRAEVEELLEAADVTLESPRR; from the coding sequence ATGACCGGAGACGACCCACTCGATGAGGGGACAGCACCCCAGGCAGACGGCGGCGAGCGAGCCGCGTCCGAGCCGCACACTGACGGCGGTGTCGCGGGCGCAGACGACGTGACGCTCGACCCGTGGGGGTCGTCGACCGTCTCCGACTACCGCAAACTGTTCGAGGAGTTCGGCATCGAGGAGTTCGACGAGATCCTCGCCGACGTGCCGAATCCACACTACCTGATGCGTCGCGGCGTCATCTTCGGCCACCGCGACTACCGGCCCGTGGCCGAGGCAATGCAAGAGGGCGAGCCGTTCGCCGCGCTGTCGGGGTTCATGCCGACCGGCGACCCCCACATCGGACACAAACTGGTGTTCGACGAGATCATCTGGCACCAACGACAGGGTGGAGACGCCTACGCGCTGATCGCCGATCTCGAGGCTCACTCCGCTCGCGGCCTCTCCTGGGACGAGATCGACGAACACGCTCGCAACTACCTCCTCTCGCTGCTGGCGCTCGGGTTCGACCCCGAGGAGGGGACCCTCTACCGGCAGTCGGAAAACCGCGAGGTCCAGGACCTGGCGTTCGAACTCGGGATCGAGGCGAACTTCTCCGAACTCGGGGCGATCTACGGCTTCGACGGCGAGACCGACGTCTCGCACATGCAGTCGGTCGTCACGCAGATGGCCGACATCCTCTACCCGCAACTCGAGGAGCCAAAGCCGACGGTGATCCCGGTCGGGCCGGACCAGGACCCACACGTCCGGCTGGCTCGCGACCTCGCCGCCCGGATGCGCTTTTTCAAGGTCACGAAGGCGTACGCGAGTTTCGAGTTGACCGACGACGAGCGTGCGCTCGTCGCCCGGGCCTACGACGCTCGCGAGGAGTACGCCGAGGACCCCGAGATGCCCCGCTGTGAGGGGGCAGCCACCTGGCTCGAGGCCGAGAGAGCGACGGCGGACGGCCTCCCCGCCGACGACGTGACCCTCGAGTCGACGGTCGAGAAACTCGAGAACGGCGGAAAAGAGCCGCTCCGACCGCGGACCCGCTTTTTCGATCGGCAGGCGACCGACGAGGCGTTCGAGGCGCTGATCGACGCCGTCGAGGGCGAAAAGCGGGTCTACGAGAGCCACGTCGACGCCTTCGACCTCGAGGTCGCCGAGGCGGAGGAACTCGCACGCAGACTCGAGGTCGAGCACGGCGGTTACGGCTTCCTCCCGCCGTCGTCGATCTACCACCGGTTCATGACCGGGCTGACCGGCGGCAAGATGTCCTCGTCGATCCCGGCCAGCCACATCTCGCTTTTGGACGACCCCGAGGAGGGGTACGACAAGGTGAAGTCGGCGACGACCGGCGGCCGCGAGACCGCAGCGGAGCAACGCGAGAAGGGCGGCCGGGCCGACGAGTGTCCGGTCTACGAACTGTACGCCTACCTGCTCGCGGGCGATGACGACGAGTTCGCCAAACGCGTCTACGACGAGTGCGTCGGCGGCGAGCGCCTCTGTGGCGACTGCAAAGAGCAGGCCGCCCAGCTCATGCGGGAGTTCCTCGAGGACCACCAGGAGAAACGCGCGGAAGTCGAGGAGTTGCTCGAGGCGGCCGACGTCACCCTCGAGTCGCCGCGACGCTAA
- a CDS encoding MBL fold metallo-hydrolase has translation MEVHHVTEDAETFTCNAYLAVGERTVLVDAGTYDGVVDEIREHTDDVDAVVLTHQHGDHVEQLEAVCEAFDPEVYAYADHPLRTHSIDDGETVAIGDESFEVVYTPGHADDHVSLVSETTLYSGDVVVHDDGAFDYGSFGRTDMPGQSRERLIESIEDLLSRMPDSVEHMYAGHGGVFHGDVRDVVATALERAEKREPKYPDE, from the coding sequence ATGGAGGTCCACCACGTCACGGAAGACGCCGAGACGTTCACGTGTAACGCGTATCTGGCCGTCGGCGAGCGGACGGTGCTCGTCGACGCGGGCACCTACGATGGCGTCGTCGACGAGATCCGCGAACACACGGACGACGTCGACGCCGTCGTCCTCACCCACCAGCACGGCGACCACGTCGAGCAACTCGAGGCCGTCTGCGAGGCGTTCGACCCCGAGGTGTACGCCTACGCGGACCACCCGCTGCGGACCCACTCGATCGACGACGGGGAGACGGTCGCGATCGGCGACGAGTCGTTCGAGGTCGTCTACACGCCGGGACACGCTGACGACCACGTCTCGCTGGTCTCCGAGACGACGCTTTACTCCGGCGACGTGGTCGTCCACGACGACGGCGCGTTCGACTACGGAAGCTTCGGCCGGACCGACATGCCCGGTCAGTCACGCGAACGGCTCATCGAGAGCATCGAGGACTTGCTCTCCCGTATGCCCGACTCTGTCGAGCACATGTACGCCGGCCACGGCGGCGTCTTCCACGGCGACGTCCGCGACGTCGTGGCGACGGCACTCGAGCGCGCCGAGAAACGCGAACCGAAGTACCCCGACGAGTAG
- a CDS encoding 50S ribosomal protein L40e yields MASFDAAEKRMLEKQICMRCNARNPPGAERCRKCGYDKLRPKAKEARSA; encoded by the coding sequence ATGGCCAGTTTCGACGCCGCGGAAAAGCGAATGCTCGAGAAACAGATCTGCATGCGCTGTAACGCTCGCAACCCGCCGGGAGCCGAGCGCTGCCGCAAGTGTGGCTACGACAAACTCCGTCCCAAGGCGAAGGAAGCCCGCAGCGCCTAA
- a CDS encoding DUF367 family protein: MEVHVYYEGDDDPDKCTARRLERFDRATLHRSMRGVPYGVVLNPHAEQALSPADADDAIDTLVALDCSWESAGEAAFSMQGIHRALPFLVAANPVNYGRPFRLTTAEALAAGLVILGEREQAERLLEPFRWGETFLTLNEEPLRRYADCTDSSEVVAVQDDYLADEE; the protein is encoded by the coding sequence GTGGAAGTCCACGTCTACTACGAGGGCGACGACGACCCCGACAAGTGCACGGCCCGTCGCCTCGAGCGCTTCGACCGCGCGACGCTCCACCGCTCGATGCGGGGCGTCCCCTACGGCGTCGTGCTCAACCCCCACGCCGAACAGGCGCTCTCGCCGGCCGACGCCGACGACGCGATCGACACCCTCGTCGCGCTGGACTGTTCCTGGGAGTCCGCCGGCGAAGCCGCCTTCTCGATGCAGGGCATCCACCGCGCGCTTCCGTTCCTCGTCGCCGCCAACCCGGTCAACTACGGTCGCCCGTTCCGGCTGACGACGGCCGAGGCGCTCGCCGCCGGCCTCGTCATCCTCGGCGAGCGCGAGCAGGCCGAACGCCTCCTCGAGCCGTTTCGCTGGGGCGAGACGTTCCTGACGCTCAACGAGGAACCGCTTCGACGGTACGCCGACTGTACGGACTCGAGCGAGGTCGTCGCCGTCCAGGACGACTACCTGGCCGACGAGGAGTGA
- a CDS encoding Rieske (2Fe-2S) protein yields MATISDEFLEATDLEELRDAGRKVISANGTAIALFHHGGEVRAVDNRCPHMGFPLSEGTVDDGILTCHWHHARFELSCGDTFDPWADDVPTYPVEVRDGTVYVDPSPTRDRPAAEHWADRLETGLEENLRLVVAKSTIGLLDADVDYRDPMATTLEFGTRYRETGWGPGLTILGCLANVIDDLEPADRKRALYTGVRHVASDCADEPPNFDQPSFSTSDVSFDRLKRWFRDCVEVRDSDGAERCLRTAVATGRSEAEVAEIVFAAATDHPYLTAGHVLDFANTAFESLEHVGWEFADDALASLVDPLTDATRSDERSSWRQPIDLVELLEDVYGGDVTETSGLAALASEGDGDEWTVPDDFRATLLSDDPEVIVDALADAVRSGATPEDLAAEVASAAATRVAQFGTANEFDDWNTVHHTFTYANAVHQATRRTDAVELYRGVFDGATSVYLDRFLNTPPAPIPDPAEHDTGRDPDAVRQNLLETFDEDGRVDEAGRLVGEFFDCGGDPAALKRTLGHGLLREDAGFHTLQNVEAAFQQFDDATRRFGDAASERAVRTRRIPMIATARYMAAHFPTRREAEQTFTIATRLNRGEAIHEG; encoded by the coding sequence ATGGCAACGATCTCGGACGAATTCCTCGAGGCGACGGACCTCGAGGAACTGCGAGACGCGGGTCGAAAAGTGATCTCGGCGAACGGAACGGCGATCGCCCTCTTTCACCACGGGGGCGAGGTGCGGGCGGTGGACAACCGCTGTCCGCACATGGGCTTTCCCCTCTCGGAGGGGACCGTCGACGACGGCATCCTCACCTGTCACTGGCACCACGCCCGGTTCGAACTCTCCTGTGGGGACACGTTCGACCCGTGGGCCGACGACGTCCCGACCTATCCCGTCGAGGTACGCGACGGGACGGTGTACGTCGACCCCTCGCCGACGCGGGATCGGCCAGCCGCGGAACACTGGGCCGACCGACTCGAGACGGGTCTCGAGGAGAACCTCCGACTCGTCGTCGCCAAGTCGACGATCGGACTGCTCGACGCGGACGTCGACTACCGGGACCCGATGGCGACGACGCTCGAGTTCGGCACGCGGTACCGGGAGACGGGCTGGGGGCCGGGACTGACGATCCTCGGCTGTCTGGCCAACGTGATCGACGACCTCGAGCCCGCGGACCGAAAGCGGGCGCTGTACACGGGTGTTCGCCACGTCGCGAGCGACTGTGCGGACGAACCGCCGAACTTCGACCAGCCGTCGTTTTCGACCTCGGACGTCTCGTTCGACCGCCTCAAACGGTGGTTCCGCGACTGCGTCGAGGTTCGCGACTCTGACGGCGCGGAGCGCTGTCTCCGAACTGCCGTCGCGACTGGCCGCTCCGAGGCCGAGGTCGCCGAGATAGTCTTCGCCGCCGCGACCGACCACCCCTACCTCACGGCCGGCCACGTCCTCGACTTCGCGAACACGGCCTTCGAGAGCCTCGAGCACGTCGGCTGGGAGTTCGCCGACGACGCGCTCGCGAGTCTCGTCGATCCCCTGACCGACGCGACTCGCAGCGACGAACGCTCCTCGTGGCGACAGCCGATCGACCTCGTGGAACTGCTCGAGGACGTCTACGGCGGCGACGTGACCGAGACGAGCGGCCTCGCCGCCCTCGCGAGCGAGGGCGACGGTGACGAGTGGACCGTCCCAGACGACTTCCGGGCGACGCTGCTGTCCGACGACCCCGAGGTCATCGTCGACGCGCTCGCCGACGCCGTCCGGTCGGGAGCGACACCCGAGGACCTCGCCGCTGAAGTCGCCTCCGCCGCCGCGACCCGCGTCGCGCAGTTCGGCACGGCAAACGAGTTCGACGACTGGAACACCGTCCACCACACCTTCACGTACGCCAACGCGGTCCACCAGGCGACGCGGCGGACGGACGCCGTCGAACTCTACCGGGGCGTCTTCGACGGCGCGACGAGCGTCTACCTCGATCGGTTCCTCAACACGCCGCCAGCGCCGATTCCCGATCCCGCCGAGCACGACACCGGCCGCGACCCCGACGCCGTCCGGCAGAACCTCCTCGAGACGTTCGACGAGGACGGACGCGTCGACGAGGCCGGCCGCCTCGTCGGCGAGTTCTTCGACTGCGGCGGCGACCCCGCCGCGCTGAAGCGGACCCTCGGGCACGGCCTCCTGCGCGAGGACGCCGGCTTCCACACGCTCCAGAACGTCGAAGCCGCGTTTCAGCAGTTCGACGACGCAACGCGGCGCTTCGGCGACGCTGCGAGCGAGCGCGCAGTGCGGACCCGCCGAATCCCGATGATCGCCACCGCCCGCTACATGGCCGCCCACTTCCCCACCCGGCGGGAGGCCGAACAGACGTTCACGATCGCCACCCGCCTCAACCGCGGCGAGGCGATCCACGAGGGCTGA
- a CDS encoding nuclear transport factor 2 family protein, giving the protein MDVDAVVRRYYDALDTHAYDALESVLAPDFVQRRPDRTFESRASFVEFMRDSRPQTDTRHELREVITDENRVVVCGRLRDAEGDELFAFADVFELEDGRIAGLETYTR; this is encoded by the coding sequence ATGGACGTCGACGCAGTTGTCAGACGGTACTACGACGCCCTCGACACACACGCCTACGACGCACTCGAGTCGGTGCTCGCGCCCGATTTCGTCCAGCGTCGGCCCGACCGTACGTTCGAGAGTCGGGCGTCGTTCGTCGAGTTCATGCGCGACAGTCGCCCGCAGACCGACACGCGCCACGAACTCCGTGAGGTGATCACGGACGAGAACAGGGTCGTCGTTTGCGGTCGGCTACGCGACGCCGAGGGCGACGAACTGTTCGCGTTCGCGGACGTCTTCGAACTCGAGGACGGCCGGATCGCCGGCCTCGAGACGTACACTCGATAG
- a CDS encoding DUF4397 domain-containing protein, which yields MTRDGVSRRRILQIGGGLVVVSGVGSTTAASSDHETNDQSTDTGFGTRVAHLSPDAPSIDIYVDGERVREGLSYRTVTPYRDLEPGTYTIQVVPAGEDPAEAVLEETVEAGDVDPTLDGLLAVVGEVAAENQPLEALFLDDDNSPVDSGTARVRVLHASPDAPAVDVVAGENGDALFENVAFGESSYIEVPEGEYPLVIYPAGDRETSVFEIDVSLAGGTVYSAFAVGYLETENAPADEPFEILLTEDALLDETDGKPDEEKTEEDECETDEKAN from the coding sequence ATGACTAGGGATGGCGTGAGCCGACGGCGAATTCTACAGATCGGCGGCGGCCTCGTGGTGGTCAGTGGCGTCGGAAGTACCACGGCCGCCTCGAGTGACCACGAAACGAACGACCAGTCAACCGATACCGGCTTCGGGACTCGAGTTGCACACCTCTCACCCGACGCGCCCAGTATCGACATCTACGTCGACGGAGAGCGGGTCCGCGAGGGCCTCTCGTACCGGACGGTCACCCCCTACCGCGACCTCGAGCCTGGCACGTACACGATCCAGGTCGTTCCCGCCGGTGAAGACCCGGCCGAGGCAGTGCTCGAGGAGACCGTCGAGGCCGGCGACGTGGACCCCACCCTCGACGGTCTCCTCGCAGTGGTCGGCGAAGTGGCCGCCGAAAACCAGCCCCTCGAGGCGCTGTTTCTCGATGACGACAATAGCCCGGTCGATTCGGGTACCGCTCGCGTTCGCGTCCTCCACGCCTCACCCGACGCGCCTGCGGTGGACGTCGTTGCCGGTGAAAATGGGGACGCGCTGTTCGAGAACGTCGCGTTCGGTGAATCCAGCTATATCGAGGTCCCGGAAGGCGAGTATCCGCTCGTCATCTATCCTGCGGGTGACCGGGAGACCAGCGTTTTCGAAATCGACGTTTCTCTCGCCGGAGGAACCGTCTACTCCGCGTTCGCGGTTGGCTACCTCGAGACGGAGAATGCACCCGCCGATGAACCGTTCGAGATACTCCTCACGGAGGACGCCCTCCTGGACGAGACGGACGGCAAACCCGACGAAGAGAAGACTGAAGAAGACGAATGCGAGACAGACGAGAAGGCTAATTGA